From the genome of Triticum aestivum cultivar Chinese Spring chromosome 3B, IWGSC CS RefSeq v2.1, whole genome shotgun sequence, one region includes:
- the LOC123068166 gene encoding isoflavone reductase homolog IRL: MVLDKEEERSRVLVIGGTGHIGKHIVAASVRRSHPTSVLIRDAAPADLAKAQLLKSFIDSGVALIKGDLFDHDSLVNAIKGADVVISAVGTCQLDEQTRIVMAIKEAGNVIKRFLPSEFGSDPERVHTVDPAATLYAGKISLRRLIEAEGIPHTYVCCNGFAETYLLSIGDVTALGAGPPSDKITVLGDGDAKGVFVVEEDIAAYTVRAIDDTRTLNKILYMRPPANIVSHTELIALWEKKAGRTFQIARIPEPDLLKLIKEAAYPLNMMLSHSLSVFVRGDQANFDIEPSFGVEATELYPDVKYTTVDEYLDRLL, translated from the exons ATGGTGCTGGacaaggaggaggagaggagcagGGTCCTGGTAATTGGTGGCACAGGTCACATTGGGAAGCATATCGTTGCTGCGAGTGTCCGCCGCAGCCACCCGACCTCTGTCCTCATCAGGGATGCTGCACCGGCTGATCTGGCCAAGGCGCAGCTCCTCAAGAGCTTCATTGATTCCGGTGTTGCTCTCATCAAG GGAGATTTATTTGACCACGACAGCCTCGTAAATGCCATCAAGGGTGCAGATGTCGTGATCTCGGCCGTGGGGACCTGTCAGCTCGACGAGCAGACGAGGATTGTCATGGCCATCAAGGAGGCTGGCAATGTCATTAAG AGGTTCCTGCCGTCTGAGTTCGGCTCTGACCCAGAGCGGGTTCACACCGTGGATCCAGCGGCCACACTGTACGCTGGTAAAATCAGCCTTCGCCGTCTGATCGAGGCGGAGGGTATACCTCATACATATGTCTGCTGCAACGGGTTCGCCGAAACCTACCTTCTGAGCATCGGCGATGTTACGGCTCTTGGCGCCGGTCCTCCGTCCGACAAGATCACTGTCCTAGGCGATGGAGATGCAAAAG GGGTGTTTGTGGTGGAAGAGGACATAGCTGCCTACACGGTGAGAGCGATCGATGATACGAGGACCCTGAACAAGATCCTGTACATGAGGCCGCCGGCGAACATCGTGTCCCACACCGAGCTCATCGCACTGTGGGAGAAGAAAGCGGGAAGGACTTTCCAGATCGCTCGCATCCCAGAGCCGGATCTCCTCAAGTTGATCAAGG AGGCGGCATACCCTCTCAACATGATGCTGTCCCACTCGCTCTCCGTGTTCGTGAGGGGCGACCAAGCCAACTTCGACATCGAgccatcctttggtgtcgaggcCACCGAGCTGTACCCTGACGTGAAGTACACCACCGTCGATGAGTACCTGGACCGCCTCCTCTGA